One window from the genome of Pseudonocardia hierapolitana encodes:
- a CDS encoding epoxide hydrolase family protein, with amino-acid sequence MEITPFRIDIPQADLDDLADRLARTRYTEELATGGDHGVRVDPVRELVRRWRDEFDWRAVEKRLNEIPQFTTTIDGQNIHFLHVRSPEPHAFPLVLTHGWPGSFVEFLDVIGPLTDPRAHGGDPAQAFHLVIPSLPGYAFSGPTTEPGWNRYRTARAWKELMARLGYERYGAHGNDAGSFVSPELGRIAPEHVVGVHVDQIFSFPSGDPAEFEGMSEAEMAELATLQSFAAEKFGFNELQSTQPQNVAHALADSPAGQLAWSYQLFGDAVDPDFVLTNVAIYWFTRTTASSMRFYWEDRHTPDADKPQGPTTAPLGLASFAHDFSGIRRFAERDHANIVSWTEFDRGGHYPAHQAPELLVGDLRRFFAGLRG; translated from the coding sequence ATGGAGATCACGCCCTTCCGCATCGACATCCCCCAGGCCGACCTCGACGACCTCGCCGACCGCCTCGCCCGCACCCGGTACACCGAGGAGCTGGCGACCGGCGGCGACCACGGCGTGCGCGTCGACCCGGTGCGCGAGCTGGTGCGCCGCTGGCGCGACGAGTTCGACTGGCGGGCCGTCGAGAAGCGGCTCAACGAGATCCCGCAGTTCACGACCACGATCGACGGGCAGAACATCCACTTCCTGCACGTCCGCTCCCCCGAGCCGCACGCCTTCCCGCTTGTCCTCACGCACGGCTGGCCGGGCTCGTTCGTCGAGTTCCTCGACGTGATCGGCCCGCTCACCGACCCGCGGGCCCACGGAGGCGACCCCGCACAGGCCTTCCATCTCGTGATCCCGTCGCTGCCGGGCTACGCGTTCTCCGGCCCGACCACCGAGCCCGGCTGGAACCGCTACCGCACCGCGCGGGCCTGGAAGGAGCTGATGGCCCGGCTGGGTTACGAGCGCTACGGCGCGCACGGCAACGACGCGGGCTCGTTCGTCTCCCCGGAGCTGGGGCGAATCGCCCCGGAGCACGTGGTGGGCGTGCACGTCGACCAGATCTTCTCGTTCCCCTCGGGCGACCCGGCGGAGTTCGAGGGGATGTCGGAGGCGGAGATGGCCGAGCTCGCCACGCTGCAGAGCTTCGCCGCGGAGAAGTTCGGCTTCAACGAGCTGCAGTCGACGCAGCCCCAGAACGTGGCGCACGCACTCGCCGACTCACCGGCGGGCCAGCTGGCGTGGAGCTACCAGCTGTTCGGCGACGCCGTCGACCCCGACTTCGTGCTGACCAACGTCGCGATCTACTGGTTCACCCGCACCACCGCGTCGTCGATGCGGTTCTACTGGGAGGACCGGCACACCCCGGACGCCGACAAGCCGCAGGGACCCACGACGGCGCCGCTCGGGCTGGCCTCGTTCGCGCACGACTTCTCGGGCATCCGGCGCTTCGCCGAGCGCGACCACGCCAACATCGTGTCGTGGACCGAGTTCGACCGCGGCGGCCACTACCCCGCCCACCAGGCGCCGGAGCTGCTCGTCGGGGACCTGCGGCGGTTCTTCGCCGGGTTGCGGGGCTGA
- a CDS encoding helix-turn-helix transcriptional regulator yields MLETSARLLRLLSLLQSRREWTGPELAQRLEVSERTVRNDIERLRSLGYPVDANRGAVGGYRLGAGAQLPPLLLDDDEAVATVLGLRAATGLAGVEEVSLRALAKIEQVLPRRLRRRVAALGEYALRVPDDAPPPQVDAEVLTTLAAACRDSERLRFDYRTHGGGDSRRDVEPYRLIAWGRRWYLLAWDVERGDWRTFRADRITPRIPTGPRFTPRPLPADDVTAYLSGRVSAAAWRYRARVVVHAPADEIAARITAAVGHVEARDAGTCVLHTGSDSLDSLAVHLGLLGVDFEVADPPELVEHIALLAGRYTRAARLRETRVKRDQASR; encoded by the coding sequence GTGTTGGAGACCTCTGCGCGACTGCTGCGCCTCCTGTCGCTCCTGCAGTCCCGCCGCGAATGGACCGGGCCGGAGCTCGCCCAGCGGCTGGAGGTGAGCGAGCGGACCGTCCGCAACGACATCGAGCGGCTGCGCTCGCTCGGCTACCCGGTCGACGCCAACCGGGGCGCCGTGGGCGGATACCGGCTCGGCGCGGGCGCGCAGCTGCCGCCGTTGCTGCTCGACGACGACGAGGCCGTGGCCACGGTGCTCGGCCTGCGGGCGGCCACCGGGCTCGCCGGGGTCGAGGAGGTCTCGCTGCGCGCGCTGGCGAAGATCGAGCAGGTGCTGCCCCGGCGGCTGCGTCGGCGGGTGGCGGCGCTGGGCGAGTACGCGCTGCGCGTGCCCGACGACGCGCCCCCTCCGCAGGTCGACGCCGAGGTGCTCACCACGCTCGCCGCCGCCTGCCGGGACTCCGAGCGGCTGCGTTTCGACTACCGCACCCACGGCGGTGGCGACTCGCGGCGCGACGTCGAGCCCTACCGCCTGATCGCCTGGGGCCGGCGCTGGTACCTGCTCGCCTGGGACGTCGAGCGCGGCGACTGGCGCACCTTCCGCGCCGACCGCATCACCCCGCGCATCCCCACCGGGCCGCGCTTCACCCCGCGTCCACTGCCCGCCGACGACGTCACCGCCTACCTGTCCGGCCGCGTCTCCGCCGCGGCGTGGCGGTACCGGGCGCGCGTGGTGGTGCACGCACCCGCCGACGAGATCGCGGCGCGCATCACGGCAGCGGTCGGGCACGTCGAGGCGCGCGACGCCGGGACGTGCGTCCTCCACACCGGGTCGGACAGCCTCGACAGCCTCGCCGTGCACCTCGGCCTGCTCGGCGTGGACTTCGAGGTGGCCGACCCGCCGGAGCTGGTGGAGCACATCGCGCTCCTCGCCGGGCGCTACACGCGCGCGGCGCGGCTGCGTGAGACGCGTGTGAAGCGGGATCAGGCATCCCGCTAG
- a CDS encoding class I SAM-dependent methyltransferase: MAAPASYDEIADWYETEFLPRSSADDPLGVDRSLRDLLGPGDGICLEIGCGTGVHAASVRALGWTPVGVDVSAGMLRHARGRLACARADAERLPVADRAVDAAIAMMVHTDMSAYAAVLREVARVLRPGGVFVHVGVHPCFCGGFADRSDPDAVVIRPGYGDRHWTKESWTDQGIRDKIGASHFPLAELLNAVLDAGMVPERFVESGGSTPAVLALRARIPAPAPR, from the coding sequence ATGGCGGCGCCGGCGTCGTACGACGAGATCGCGGACTGGTACGAGACCGAGTTCCTGCCCCGCAGCTCGGCGGACGATCCGCTCGGGGTCGACCGGTCGCTTCGCGACCTGCTCGGGCCGGGCGACGGGATCTGCCTCGAGATCGGCTGCGGCACCGGGGTGCACGCGGCGAGCGTGCGCGCGCTGGGCTGGACGCCGGTCGGTGTCGACGTCTCGGCCGGCATGCTCCGGCACGCACGGGGCCGGCTCGCGTGCGCCCGCGCCGACGCCGAACGGCTGCCGGTGGCCGACCGGGCGGTGGACGCGGCCATCGCGATGATGGTCCACACCGACATGTCCGCCTACGCGGCCGTGCTCCGCGAGGTCGCGAGGGTGCTGCGCCCGGGCGGCGTGTTCGTCCACGTCGGCGTGCACCCGTGCTTCTGCGGCGGGTTCGCCGACCGCTCCGATCCGGACGCCGTGGTGATCCGCCCGGGATACGGCGACCGGCACTGGACGAAGGAGTCCTGGACCGACCAGGGCATCCGGGACAAGATCGGCGCGAGCCACTTCCCGCTCGCGGAGCTGCTGAACGCCGTGCTGGACGCCGGGATGGTGCCGGAACGGTTCGTCGAGAGCGGCGGCTCGACGCCCGCGGTGCTGGCGCTGCGGGCCCGCATTCCGGCTCCCGCCCCGCGCTGA
- a CDS encoding CGNR zinc finger domain-containing protein → METSGYRINGAGTAVALVNAVTSGAGSSDRGLAELLGAHRYLVPEPSAADVDRLRDWAHRLRPAFGGPGVIALLNELLADVPLQPHISDHGLGPHLHYGEPGAGLVDRVRANTAFGLALAVCEHGAERLGCCKAAGCDRVYADVQRGPRRRYCSRACQNRSSAAAFRARRAS, encoded by the coding sequence ATGGAGACGAGCGGATACCGGATCAACGGCGCAGGCACGGCGGTCGCGTTGGTCAACGCGGTCACCTCGGGTGCGGGGAGCTCGGACCGCGGGCTCGCGGAGCTGCTCGGCGCGCATCGCTACCTGGTGCCCGAACCGTCCGCGGCGGACGTGGACCGGCTGCGGGACTGGGCGCACCGGCTCCGCCCCGCGTTCGGTGGCCCCGGGGTGATCGCGCTGCTCAACGAGCTGCTCGCGGACGTGCCGTTGCAGCCGCACATCTCCGACCACGGCCTCGGCCCGCACCTGCACTACGGCGAGCCGGGCGCGGGTCTCGTCGACCGGGTGCGGGCCAACACGGCGTTCGGCCTCGCGCTGGCCGTGTGCGAGCACGGCGCCGAGCGGCTCGGGTGCTGCAAGGCCGCGGGCTGTGACCGCGTGTACGCCGACGTCCAGCGCGGCCCTCGGCGCCGCTACTGCTCGCGGGCGTGCCAGAACCGCAGCTCGGCGGCGGCCTTCCGGGCCCGGCGCGCTTCCTGA
- a CDS encoding MFS transporter — MTLLLLKSTWFSATAVIPQVRAEWGLSGEGVAWLTIAVQWGFVAGALLSAAFTVADAIAPTRLIFLSSLGAAGANLLLLATGGLALGVTARFATGFFIAGVYPPALKLISTWYRHRRGAAMGLLVGALSVSSGVPHLVNGLGGLDWRIVIVTTSVLTVAGGVVTLVAIAEGPFPFPAAVFDPRQVRAVLRDRGTRLAVIGYLCHMWELYAMWAWFLVFFTAAMHRRGLDDPVLAAYVTFAVFAVGGLANWSCGALGDRIGRERTAIAMLAVSGTCAATIGLLLDAPLWLLVVVGLVWGYSVVGDSTQFSTLVTELADQSYVGTALTVQMALGFLLTGATIWLVPAIEQAAGWHWALAVLAVGPLVGIVAMHRLLRSRSP; from the coding sequence GTGACGTTGCTGCTGCTGAAGTCGACGTGGTTCTCCGCCACCGCGGTGATCCCACAGGTGCGCGCCGAGTGGGGGCTCTCGGGGGAGGGCGTGGCGTGGCTGACGATCGCGGTGCAGTGGGGTTTCGTCGCCGGCGCGCTCCTGTCCGCCGCGTTCACCGTGGCCGACGCGATCGCGCCCACCCGGCTGATCTTCCTGTCCTCGCTCGGCGCGGCAGGCGCCAACCTGCTCCTCCTCGCCACCGGTGGCCTCGCCCTCGGCGTCACCGCCCGGTTCGCCACGGGGTTCTTCATCGCGGGGGTCTACCCGCCAGCGCTCAAGCTGATCTCCACCTGGTACCGGCACCGGCGGGGCGCGGCCATGGGCCTGCTGGTCGGTGCGCTGAGCGTCAGTTCCGGGGTGCCGCACCTGGTGAACGGCCTCGGCGGGCTGGACTGGCGGATCGTCATCGTCACCACCTCGGTCCTCACCGTCGCCGGCGGCGTGGTCACGCTCGTCGCCATCGCGGAGGGCCCCTTCCCGTTCCCGGCAGCTGTGTTCGACCCGAGGCAGGTCCGGGCCGTGCTGCGCGACCGCGGCACCCGCCTCGCCGTGATCGGCTACCTGTGCCACATGTGGGAGCTGTACGCCATGTGGGCCTGGTTCCTCGTCTTCTTCACCGCGGCGATGCACCGCCGAGGGCTGGACGACCCGGTGCTGGCCGCGTACGTCACGTTCGCGGTGTTCGCGGTCGGCGGGCTCGCCAACTGGAGTTGCGGCGCCCTGGGCGACCGGATCGGCCGCGAGCGCACCGCGATCGCGATGCTGGCCGTCTCGGGCACATGCGCGGCCACGATCGGGCTGCTGCTCGATGCGCCGTTGTGGCTGCTCGTCGTCGTCGGGTTGGTGTGGGGCTACAGCGTGGTCGGGGACTCCACCCAGTTCTCCACGCTCGTCACGGAGCTGGCCGACCAGAGCTACGTCGGCACCGCATTGACCGTGCAGATGGCGCTCGGGTTCCTGCTCACCGGCGCGACGATCTGGCTCGTTCCCGCCATCGAGCAGGCAGCCGGCTGGCACTGGGCGCTCGCCGTGCTCGCCGTCGGCCCTCTCGTCGGGATCGTCGCGATGCACCGGCTCCTCAGAAGTCGCTCGCCGTGA
- a CDS encoding class I SAM-dependent methyltransferase — protein MIYEHPLAYLLGIEGVALLRGFVGEYDREFVEARIAEVRRLLADETLAGAAVAVERVGTVEGYRIWSATYDDGRNTAFDFDEPIVEEIVDAVPAGVAVDAACGTGRFSALLAARGHRVIGVDSSPEMLARARANVAGADFRSGELAALPVADTSADLVTCGLALSHVPNLRPAFTEFARVLRPGGHLVISDMHPERILRGANPTLRDPDGRPGRLPGHRHLVGDYLRAALAAGLELRRCEEPVTEPSPLGPPATELGPWEVWPWSLAAVVPEAARAADAGVPVEIIWHFQLAQRP, from the coding sequence GTGATCTACGAGCACCCGCTGGCCTACCTGCTCGGGATCGAAGGCGTCGCCCTGCTGCGCGGGTTCGTCGGCGAGTACGACCGCGAGTTCGTGGAAGCGCGGATCGCGGAGGTCCGCCGGCTGCTCGCCGACGAGACGCTGGCCGGCGCGGCCGTCGCCGTCGAACGGGTGGGCACAGTCGAGGGCTACCGGATCTGGTCGGCCACCTACGACGACGGTCGCAACACCGCGTTCGACTTCGACGAGCCGATCGTCGAGGAGATCGTGGACGCGGTCCCCGCGGGGGTCGCGGTCGACGCCGCCTGCGGCACCGGCCGGTTCTCCGCGCTGCTGGCCGCGCGCGGGCATCGGGTGATCGGAGTGGACAGCTCGCCGGAGATGCTCGCCCGGGCCCGGGCGAACGTCGCAGGCGCGGACTTCCGGTCGGGCGAGCTCGCCGCACTGCCGGTCGCCGACACGTCCGCCGACCTCGTGACCTGCGGCCTGGCGCTGTCCCACGTCCCCAACCTCCGCCCGGCCTTCACGGAGTTCGCGCGGGTCCTGCGTCCCGGTGGCCACCTGGTGATCTCCGACATGCACCCCGAGCGCATCCTGCGTGGCGCCAACCCCACCCTCCGCGACCCGGACGGACGCCCCGGCCGGCTGCCCGGCCACCGCCACCTCGTGGGTGACTACTTGCGCGCAGCGCTCGCTGCGGGTCTGGAGCTGCGCCGCTGCGAGGAGCCCGTCACGGAACCCTCCCCTCTCGGGCCTCCGGCGACGGAGCTGGGGCCGTGGGAGGTCTGGCCGTGGTCGCTCGCCGCGGTGGTGCCGGAGGCCGCGAGGGCGGCTGACGCAGGCGTCCCCGTCGAGATCATCTGGCACTTCCAGCTGGCGCAGCGGCCGTGA
- a CDS encoding SDR family oxidoreductase: MEIRNSVALVTGANRGLGRRLAAGLLERGARKVYAAARNPEAVDLPGVTPLRLDITDPVSVAAAAAAAADVTVLVNNAGSSTRATLLDGDPAAIRLEMETHYFGTLAVTRAFAPIIAANGGGAVLNVLSVLSWFHPATSGAYSAAKAAELALTNSLRLELAPRGITTTALHVGYMDTDMVAHLDVAKSDPAVIAALALDGVADSALEVVADDVSRTVRSGLSAELPVLYPQLTAAAPAGSAR, translated from the coding sequence ATGGAGATCCGGAACTCGGTCGCGCTGGTCACGGGGGCGAACCGGGGCCTGGGGCGGCGCCTCGCCGCCGGTCTGCTGGAGCGCGGGGCGCGGAAGGTGTACGCGGCGGCCCGCAACCCGGAGGCCGTGGACCTGCCCGGCGTCACCCCGCTGCGGCTGGACATCACCGACCCGGTGTCGGTGGCCGCCGCAGCGGCCGCGGCGGCCGACGTGACCGTGCTGGTCAACAACGCCGGCTCGAGCACCCGCGCCACCCTGCTCGACGGCGACCCGGCCGCCATCCGCCTGGAGATGGAGACCCACTACTTCGGAACACTGGCCGTCACCAGGGCCTTTGCCCCGATCATCGCGGCGAACGGCGGCGGGGCGGTGCTCAACGTGCTCTCGGTGCTGTCCTGGTTCCACCCGGCCACGTCGGGCGCCTACAGCGCCGCGAAGGCGGCCGAGCTGGCGCTCACCAACTCCCTGCGCCTGGAGCTGGCGCCGCGCGGCATCACCACCACGGCCCTGCACGTCGGGTACATGGACACCGACATGGTCGCCCACCTCGACGTGGCCAAGAGCGACCCGGCGGTGATCGCCGCGCTCGCCCTCGACGGGGTCGCGGACAGCGCGCTCGAGGTGGTGGCCGACGACGTCAGCCGCACGGTCCGCAGTGGGCTCTCGGCCGAGCTGCCGGTGCTCTACCCGCAGCTCACGGCCGCTGCGCCAGCTGGAAGTGCCAGATGA
- a CDS encoding winged helix-turn-helix transcriptional regulator — MAVTEQTCSIARSLEVLGERWTFLILREALSGTSRFADFRSALGVAPDILSDRLATLVDAGVLEKRPYREPGARARDSYHLTEAGHELKVVLGALQQWGDQHRPYEPGPTVVRRSADGRPLHVAFVDEEGVEVPLDEVRFRRTSTYPA; from the coding sequence GTGGCTGTGACGGAGCAGACGTGCTCGATCGCGCGCTCGCTGGAGGTGCTCGGCGAGCGCTGGACGTTCCTGATCCTGCGCGAGGCGCTGTCGGGCACCTCGCGCTTCGCCGACTTCCGGTCCGCGCTCGGCGTGGCGCCGGACATCCTCTCCGACCGCCTCGCCACCCTCGTGGACGCGGGCGTGCTGGAGAAGCGGCCCTACCGCGAACCCGGCGCGCGGGCGCGCGACAGCTACCACCTCACGGAGGCGGGCCACGAGCTGAAGGTCGTGCTCGGGGCGCTGCAGCAGTGGGGCGACCAGCACCGCCCCTACGAGCCGGGCCCGACGGTGGTTCGCCGCTCAGCCGACGGCCGCCCGTTGCACGTGGCGTTCGTGGACGAGGAGGGCGTCGAGGTCCCGCTGGATGAGGTCCGCTTCCGGCGGACGTCCACGTACCCGGCCTGA